A region of the Arachis hypogaea cultivar Tifrunner chromosome 15, arahy.Tifrunner.gnm2.J5K5, whole genome shotgun sequence genome:
TTCAATTCCTAGACGAGGAAGATTATTAACATGCTCTGTTCGAAGGCCTTTGGCAGGCTGCTGACCATTATCTCTTGGTACAAAGATGGAGGCCATTTTTTAACCCTTGTGCTAATGATTTCAAAGAATTGCAATGTGGGTGCAGATTCTAGATTTATCCGTGGAATTATACACTCAACCATTTTTGTGGAGAGCATGAAGAAAGATAGGTTCTATGATCAAAATTGACCAAACCACGTCAATTCACTCAAGGGAAAAATTTGCGCGGCTATGCGTGAGATTGACTTACGGCGTAAACTTGTTCTGGCTATTGAAGTATTAGGCCGAGAGTTCAAGATAGAGTATGAGGGCTTGCATTTGATATGTTTTGGGTGTGGAAGGTATGGTCATAGAAGGGAGGAATGTCCTGATGGAGGAGTCACGAATGCCAAGATGCAGCCGCAAGCGGCAACGACGAAGACCATTCCGATGGTTAAAGCAAATGGTGAAGGTTTGGATGCAGCTAATCTGGCTCCAGATAATTTGGAAGTGTTTCCCGAAGAAAGTGGGATTGTGACAGAGGTGCAAGCGAAGTCCACGGGAAGGATTGATGATAATGTTGGAAATCAAACCACTTCTTTTGGGCCTTGGATGCTTGTGAGCAAGAATCAATGTAAAGGAGCTCGCCCTAAGCAAGGAAGTGGGCCAGGGCCCAAAGTGCAAGTTCAACTGGACTCACGTTTCAACTTGTTGGGCAATGAGGAACCCAAAGACCAAATAACTCCTGATTTGGGCAACATAGCCTCAACTCACACGCCCAAACATTTTGAAGGAAAGGAGGAGAAATTGAAACTTTCGTCTCAGGAGGGAAGAAGTAAGAAAACCCAAACTGGAAAGACTCCTTCCATTCTCAAGTCTAATGTGTTTGCTGTCCAAAGCAAAGAGGTGTCAAAAATGCAAATGGAAAGGAAGGAAGCAGGGAGACAAAGTTTTGAAGCAGTGGTGAATAAGGGGAAAGAAGTAGACTCCTCTCCTAGTCCTGCGACAAAAAATCGGAATGAGGATGATTAGTGGCactcaattaatttgattaaacagGCACAATTTGACTCTCGAGGTGACAAGCTAGGCTTGGAAGGGCTTCCCTATGTTGAAACATATCTTCCTTCGAAAGAGGATATCAGGGCTACAAATAAAGTAAATCGCAATATGGGAGACATGGATACAGCATCAAATCCACCGAACCCCGGAGCAATGGTTGATGCACATTCTCCTGTGGTTTTTGTCTCGGTTTCTCCCATGGTGGAGCAAGCTTCAGCAGGTATGGGGATGGATGATCCCACTCCTCTGTAATAGCTGGTTTTAGTATTTTCTTAGTGTGTTTCCTGCCttctttcattgttgttgtttatTATCAATATAATAACGTGAAACTGCAGAGGTGTAGGTTTTTCCAGGTTGGTTAAGGATTTATGTGGTCATTATCACTCTAGTATACTCTGTCTACTAGCTAGAGACTCATATCTCTGGAACAAAGGCAACAAACATTGCTCGGAAGTTTGGTTTCTCTTCTTGGCATCTTGTGGAAGGTGTTGGCTTCTCTGGAGGTATTTGGGTGTTGTGGAATGATACGTTTTGGTGTATTGAGGTTCTGGAATCGCATAGGCAATTTGTCCACTTGAGGGTAGCTTATCAAAACGAGCTTCCTTGGTTTCTAATTATTGTCTATGGATCTCCCCATATTGCTCCGCGAGCTGATCTTTGGTCTAATATTCGAAGATTGGCAGGTCTCATTCAGGGCGATTGGTGTGTGGGTGGCGACTTTAATTGTGTGCTTACGAGTGCAGACACGTGGGGGGAGTTTCCAACTTATCCAGAGATCATCACCGCTTTGCCGCCTGTCTTTTTGATTCTGGGTTGCACGATATTGGGTTCCAGGGGCAACCCTTTACTTGGCAGCGGGGACCATCCAGAGGAGACTGGATAAGTATGTGGCAAATAAGTCATGGTCTCTGCGGTTCTTTCAGGCTCTGGTGAAGCACCTATCGAAGCTGAAATCCAACCATGTGCCCATCCTACTTAACTTGGATTATCATAGTAATTACTTTGTTAGACCTTTCCATTTCTTATCTCCTTGGCTTGTTTATAGGGATTTTCATGCGCTATTGATTAATAATTGGCGTACTGATAACCTGCTGGAGGATAATATTTCATCTTTCATGTCCGCTGCAAAAATTTGGAACAATGAAGTATTTGGTAATATTGCAAAGAGAAAATCTCGCATTTTAGCCAGGCTTAATGGTATTTCTGCAAATTTTTCTTTTGAACCGAATCCTTTCCTTGAGAATCTTCAATCGTGTTTGTGGAAGGAATTAGAGGATTTGCtcattcaagaagaaatatactggaAGCAATGTTCACGATGTAAGTGGTTAAATTATGGAGACAGGAACACCTCCTATTTTCATGGTGTAGCCACTTCAAGAAAGAGACGAAATAGAGTAAGTATGCTGAAAGACCAAGCAGGAGTCTGGATTGAGAAGGATCAGCAGTTGCAAGATCATAGCCTTAATTTTTTTCAGAACCTTTATACAGAAGATTCCgggtatgagagattggaagcTCCGGGTTTTTTGCCAACGATTTCTGAGGAGGATATAACAATGTTGACTAAGGAGGTGACAATTGATGAGATTAGAACTTCCCTCTTTGTAATGGGGCCTGGAAAGCTCCAGGTCCTGATGGGTTGCCTCTGATGTTTTACCAAAGTAATTGGTATTCTGTTAAAGATTCTCTAATCAGTTGGGTTAAAAGGGTCTTCCAAGATCATCAACAGATTGAAGTAgtgaataatatttatattttccttATCCCAAAGATTGATAATCCTGAGACCATAGGGCATTTCAGGTCAATTGGTTTGTGCAATGTATCATACAAACTCATTATCAAGATTGTGTCTCAACGAATGAAGAAAATCATGCCCAAGCTTATTAGCCCTGTTCAATGCAGTTTCGTTGCAGGCAGACAGAGTGCGGACAATATTTTCGTGGCACAAGAGGTCCTCCACACTATGAGAAATAAAAAGGGTGAGGGCGGATTCATGGCCATTAAAATCGATCTTGAAAAAGCATACGATCAGTTGAGATGGCAATTTATCAGAGATACTCTGCTGGAGGCCAATATTCCCAACAATATAGCTAATTTGATCTTTCACTGTTACTTGTCAGCAGAGATGCAGATTCTTTGGAATGGGTCACCTTCAGTCTCCTTCACCCTGAGTAGAGGAATCCGCCAGCGTGATCCAATTTCTccatattttttcattttatgcATAGAACGCCTGTCTCAAATAATCTCGGTAGCAGTGAATAATAGAATTTGGGAGTTTATTAAGCTTAGCAGAGGAGGTCTGCAACTCTCTCACCTCTGTTTTACTGATGACATTGTTCTTTTTGAAAAAGCAACTATGGATCAAGTAGAAGTCGTGCGGGGTATCTTGGATCTTTTTTGCCGATGTTCAGGTCAAAAGGTGAATTTTGCTAAGTCTTGTGTTTTCATTTCAAATAATACGAGTTTCGAAAGAAAACGTAGGTTAAGTGATGCTCTTGGTACGAGACTTACGAATAACTTGGGTAAGTATCTGGTAGTGGTGTCAATATGTTTGGCCCTATAGGACTTTGTCCCTACTTTATAGGGTCAGAAGAATAAAAAGCCCTATAACTAATAAggtcaaatttttaaaaagcCCTCAGGGCCAAAAACCCTCATGAATCAAAAGTCCTGGGACCAACCCATGAGCTACTTTTTTTCATGGCCGTTGTTTTCTCttattgtttcaattttattacaAAACAGATCTAAAAAAAGGTAACAATAATAGTAGggattgatttttctttatttacaACAATAAATCAAAATCATATATAGAGTTATacataataaatcaaaatattattGAATGGGTAATTTGTATGTAAAATTCTTAATCATATagtatggttttttttttaaattttgtttgtgtCAGTCATATTTAGCAGTAAGGAGAATACAAATGGATTAACACTTTTagtcttaaaaaaaagataattaactaatattaatttaaatataagataaaaataaaaataaaaatattaatcatctaatattttttatttattaaaacaaatttGTTGCATTTAATTAATGACAAAACTGAAATTATGGAACCAGCAAAATTTTCTTTAGCaccatttatttttattatatcttttcATTTCCTCATAAACTGAAcaacttataaaataaataaataaataaatgagcaTAAATTTACTGAGCCAGGGGTGAAGGACTGCGAAACACTCAATTTATCATCTTTTTGCATCAAGAATCTAAGGTGAGGATCAGCAGCTAAGAAAAGGTTTTTGACCAAAACAGCCTCTTTGGATTCATATTCAAGCTTTAGTTTTGGGGCTTTTAGGGCTTGTAGGACCagtcctatttttatttttgttgggagGGCTTAATGAGAGCTAGggcttataaaataaaattttgtaattttagggCTGTGGGCTAAAATTATTTTGGAGGGTTAGAGCCAGCCCTAAAATTTTGGGCTCAATTGACACCACTAGTATCTGGGTGTTCCTCTTCTTCATGATAGAGCTTGGAAGGAAGATTTTCAATTTATCATTGATAGAATGTCGAATCGACTGAACTCTTGGAAAGTCCGGAGCCTTTCTCTAGCCGGTAGAGTAACTCTAGCCCAATCTTCTTTGGCGACTATTCCCTCTTATGTTATGCAAAAAATGAAGATTTCTATGAGTATTTGTGATAAAATTGATAGTATTTATAAAAACTTTGTGTGGGGTGGTGCTGATTTGGAGCGAAAGCCATATTTGCTTAGTTGGGATAAACTATGCCTCCCAAAGAACCAAGGGGGTCTCGATTTTCGGCCAGCAAAAGTGACAAACAATGCCAATTTAATGAAACTGGCATGGAAGCTTGTCCAGAATAAGGAGGAATTATGGGTGAAAGTGATCCGGAGCAAATATGGCTATGGGGAGGATCCTCTTCCTTCTTTCAAGAAGCATCAATCAAGTTCTAATGTTTGGCACGGAATTCAAAGCGTTTGAAAGGTATTTCAGAATAATTTGATTTGGAGGGTGGGTGCAGGGAATACTGTGAATTTTTGGTCGGATAATTGGATACCGGGTATTCACAATCTCGTAGATTTTGCTCACTCGGAGGTTACTGAGGACATGATTGATGAACAGGTATGTGATTATG
Encoded here:
- the LOC140179453 gene encoding uncharacterized protein, whose product is MGDMDTASNPPNPGAMVDAHSPVVFVSVSPMVEQASAVCFLPSFIVVVYYQYNNVKLQRCRFFQLETHISGTKATNIARKFGFSSWHLVEGVGFSGGIWVLWNDTFWCIEVLESHRQFVHLRVAYQNELPWFLIIVYGSPHIAPRADLWSNIRRLAGATLYLAAGTIQRRLDKYVANKSWSLRFFQALVKHLSKLKSNHVPILLNLDYHSNYFVRPFHFLSPWLVYRDFHALLINNWRTDNLLEDNISSFMSAAKIWNNEVFGNIAKRKSRILARLNGISANFSFEPNPFLENLQSCLWKELEDLLIQEEIYWKQCSRCKWLNYGDRNTSYFHGVATSRKRRNRVSMLKDQAGVWIEKDQQLQDHSLNFFQNLYTEDSGYERLEAPGFLPTISEEDITMLTKEVTIDEIRTSLFVMGPGKLQVLMGCL